The nucleotide sequence TGTCGGCCCTTCCAAAACGCGAATGTGCCCATCAGCCACAGGGCAAGCAGCATCACGATTCCAAGTAGAATCGAGATTTGCCAGCGCAAGGAAAGCTGTTGAGGGTGATCCGCCAAACGCATGCCAAAACCTCACTAATTGCCATTAAATCGATTCACTCACTTTGGTCTACATTCAGCTCGTCGCAGCGCAGCAACGCTTCGCCCGAGAAGACAAGCACCCCGTCTTTGGTGCAACCGAGCATCAAGTCTCGATGACTTCCCGTCACGCCCACCGGGTCGAGTAGTTCGTCGCGACGTAATATCGTCAGATGCTCCATTCCGCTGATGACCATTGCAAATTCAGGCCGCTCTTGGCCGAGTACCAAGACTTGTGTCGGTTGCTCGGACGCGTTGGAGTGATCGGCGTCCGGCGGGATCTTGAGCAACTTTCCTAGATCGATGATCGCGGTGACCTCGCCACGCAGATTGGTCACCCCGACAAAATGAGGCGGTGTCTGAGGGATCGGAGTGGTGGCGCTAAGGTAGGTCAATTCAAGCACATATTCCGACGCGATGGCGAATTCTTCTCGGCCAAGCCGAAATCGAACGACCTCCATCACTTGCCGGTTGTCGAGCGCTTGGGCAGGCACGCATGCGAGTTGACGGGCTCGCTCTTGGAGCACCTGTTGGGATTGTTCGGGCGTAAGTTGCTCGGCATCCAATAACGATCGACGCCCCTTCTCTAGCCGCTGTTTCGCATCGGCCCAGTCGAACAGGGGAGGGTTGTGGTTGGGGGGAGCAATCATGGTGACTTCGCCAATAAATCGCAAATTTTCTTCATTTCGGATTCGGCAGCGGCTGCCGTGGCTGCGGCAGTGTCCCGTTTTGAATAGGGAATTAATGCGTGGGGATCTTGTTGAGTGCAGCCTTTGAACGCGTTTTCAAAATGACGGTAAGCGATCTTCCATTGTCCCCGTCGCAGTTGGATCGAGCCAGACAAAAATTGGACCATGACCGCACTTCGGTCTAAAAACAACGCTCGTCCAATCGCTCGAAGTGCCTCATCCAATTGATTTCGATCCAACAGTAAGCTGGCGTGCAGGTAGTGCAGTTCCGTTGCCAAGGGGTGTCGCGCCACGGCATCGGCACAGGATTCAATCGCCGCTTCCGTGCTGATCCGCGCTTGGCTGCGAACGTGGATCGCACAGGCATCGGCATGTTGCAAATGACCTTCGGTCATGCGAATCGCTAAGTCGTAGTTGCCGGACGCGAGTGCCTCGCGTGCCGCCGTTATCGTGCGGGAGGGGGGACGCGTGTGAGACGGCGGAGCGTGGTCTTGGGTAACGTGGTCTTGGGCAGCTTGATCTTGGGTAGCGTCGCCGGGCAACGTCGCTCGCGAGCCGCGAACGGCGTCCGCGGGGCTTGTCGGCTTGCGGGCGTCCTCGGATGTGTGAGGGTCGCGGGGCGTGTGGGTGTCGCGTGGGGTAGGGTGGGGTGGGGATTCAAACGCCGAGTGCGGTTGCGTTTCGTCGTTGGCGAACGCCAGGTGGCGTTGGTAGAACGTTCCATACTCCGTCGTGATCGTGTCCACGTTCGCTTGCGGGGTCAGTGGCGGATCGCCCGACGCCGTGATTAGCCAACCTCCTGGGGCGAGACTCTCGTACAAACGCGGAGCGATCGCATCGATCGTTCCGCGGTCAAAGTAAATTAGAACGTTGCGGCACAGTATCAAATCAAAGTTGTCGATGCCGGCTTGGCGATCGGGATAAGTGTTGGAGGCAAGATTCCGAAGTTGAAAGTGGACACGCCGTCTCAGCCGCTCGCTCAACTCGTAACGCTTTTGATGGTGGGGCAAATGGATCTCGGTGAAATGGTTTTGCACCATCGCCATCGCGCCTCCACGAAACGACCACTCTCGGTAGCTCGCTCGACGCGCTTGAGCAATCGAATGAGGCGAAATGTCGGTGCCTAGCAAATCCACAGGCTGGGACATCTGGTCACAGAGGATCGCCAATGAATACGCTTCTTCGCCCGATGCACAGGCGGCGGACCATGCGCGCAATGGGAGCGACGCTCCGCGACGTGCACGCCATCCCGGGATCACTTGGCGGCGGATAAATTCAAAGTGTTTGGGTTCGCGAAAGAAATAGGTTTCCCCGATCGTGATCTCGTTGACGAGTTGGTTGTAGACGTCGGGGTCCTCGTCGATCGCAGAGACAAAGTCATCCGGATTGTCGAGGTCCAACCGCCGCATCAATTGAGTGAGCGTACGCTCGATTGAGAGCAGTTGATCGCTGCGATAGAAAAGGCCGGTGCGTTGCTGGATCGCGATCAGTAACCGGTTTCGTTCGCTTTCGTTCACCACCACGCTCCATCACAAGTTGAGCGCAGGGGTGAGTTGCGTTGCGGTGGTAGAGGTCGCGATGGCTAAGATCTCTTTCATGGCATCCCCACGGAACCACTGGGACGGTGCGAGCACCTGGACGACGCCCAAATGGGTCTTGGCCACCGTGCGGACGAGACGCGGCGCTGTATCGGTAAGTTGTGGCGGCGCCTCTGAGTGTGGCGGTTTTGTGAGCGGCGGTGGTGTTGTGAGCGGCGCTGAGCCAGCGAGGTGCTCCCCACCTTGGTGGCCGTATTCGGATGCGTTGTCTTGCTCGATTGACAACAAATCGATCGCTTGATCAACGTGCAATGCCATCTCGCAGGCCCCCGCATCGACGACAATCAAGTGATCGCTGTGTCGAAGGGAGGAGGCTCCGAGCCCCAGCAATTGCTGGGTGTCCAGTACGGTCAAAATGCGGCCACGTAGGTTCACCAGTCCCATGACCACGTCGGGAGCCTGTGGCACGGGAGCGAGGGCGACCGCACGGAGCACCCCGCGGACGCATTGGGCGTCGACACCAAAATGACGTCCACCACATTCAAAGACAAGAATTTCAATTTCCATCGCTGTCGACTTATAATAAAAACGACCCAGCGCTGAGCAAGTTGATGCGATCGACAAGTTGGTGCGATCGTACGCCACTTGATCAAAAAGTGCCCGCACACCCCATTCTATACCCCGGCGTGCTTGCTTGCGCTGATAGAATTTCAGCTAGCGATGTGAAATGACGTGGTGCACGGTTCGAATCACACCCATGGGCGACTGCTATGAAAGTCTTGATTGCAGATGACGATCCCGTTTCTCGGCGGTTGTTGCAGAGCTATCTGGAGAAATGGGAGTACGACGTCACGATCGCCATGGATGGAAGCGAAGCGTGGCAATTTTTTCAGCATGATGACTTTTCGCTCGTCATCTGTGATTGGATGATGCCGGGGATGGATGGCCCCGATTTGATCCGGCGGATTCGTGCCTCCAGCCCCCATGGTTACGTTTACACGCTGTTGTTGACGGCGAAAACAAAGAAGTGTGACTTGGTCGAAGGGATGGAGTCCGGCGCCGATGATTTCATTAGCAAACCCTTCAACCATGATGAATTGCATGTGCGGCTACGGGCGGGCGAGCGGATCATCAAACTGGAAAGGTCGTTACGCGAAACTCAAGAAGCGTTGAGGAAGTCGCAAGGTGAGTGATTTGTTGTCAACCGAACTTCGTGATCCACGCGGCAAGGCGCTGCGGATGAATCTGGATCCCCAGCGTTACGGTGCGTTCGCCGAGATCGGTGCCGGACAAGAGGTGGTGCGGTGGTTCTTTCGTGTCGGGGGCGCTGCGGGAACGATCGCCAAAAGCATCTCGGCATATGACATGTCGGTCAGTGATAGTATCTACGGCGCCTGTGAACGTTACGTTTGTCGCCCGCGTCTGCAAAGCATGCTGGATTGCGAATATCAATTGTTGCTCGATCAACTTGGCCCCACGCGAGGCGAGGATACCGCCTTCTTTGCCTTCGCGGACACCGTCTCGGCTCGCAACTTTAAGGGCACCAATGAATGCCATGGTTGGATGGGAATCAAGCTGCAAACGGTCCCTCGGGAACAACCCAGCCAAGTGATCATCCACGTGCGGATGCTCGATGGCGAGAATTCACAACAGCAAGAAGCGCTCGGGATGGTGGGCGTCAACTTGGTCTACGCCGCCTGCTTTCTCAAACACGATCCTGATCAATTTATTCAATCGTTGTTAGATGGTTTGAGTGTGGACCGGATTGAAATCGACATGATCGAGTTTTCGGGAGTCGCGTTTCGTCAAGTCGACAATCGCATCATGAGTATGAAATTGGTGCAGCTCGATCTGAGCAACGCAGCGATGTTCGCGGCCGATGGCACAGTGTTGCAACCCTCGGAAGTCCTTTACAAGAAACCGATTCTCGTCGAACGCGGCAGCTTTCGTCCGGTCACCCATGTCAATATGGACATGCTCCGTTGTGCCCATGAGCAATTTGCCGCCGAGCTCGGAGCGGATGCGGGCGAGATTGTGCAGTTGACCGAAATCACTCTGAAAAGTTTGTTAACTAATGGTGAAGCGGATTATGCCGATTTCCTCGCACGCATCGAGTTGCTTGCGTCCGAAGGGATGATGGTGATGATTTCGGATTACTTTGAATATTATCGCTTGGCGGCCTATCTGGCTCGCTACAGCCGAAATCGGATCGGCATTACAATGGGAGCGGCAAGCTTGCGTGAGCTGTTCAACGAAAAGTACTACACCGAGCTTCAAGGCGGAGTGTTGGAGTCGTTTGGGCGATTGTTCAAGAGCGAGTTGAAGCTCTATATCTATCCCCATCTGGATCCAGAAACGGGGGATTTTACGGCGGTTCAAAATCTGGAAGTCGCGCCCAATCTTCGCAAGCTTTACGAGTACCTCGTCGAACGAGGCTGTATCGACCAACTGAGCACCTTCAACGATGCCTACCTATCGATCTTCTCACGCGACGTCTTGAAGAACATCAAAGATGGCGATGCACGCTGGGAAACGATGGTCTCGCCGCATGTCGCGGCGATCATCAAAGAGCGAGGGTTCTTTGGTTACCAAGGGGAATGACCCGGGATCATTGCCCGCCGCTCTAACGGGGTGAGTGAGGCAAATCGCGGCTGATGGCGTTGGCGGCCCAGTTCGTTGGCGGTCTAGTTCATTTGCGGCCCAGTTCATTTCGATGTGAATCAAATCGGGGCGGCTTGCTCGTGGATTCGCGCCGCGATCGCGCGGGCCACCAACGCATCGGGGCCGAGATAAGACGACAATCGAATTTCGGCGTCGGGGAATTGCCTTTGCACGGTGGTGACCGTTTTTTGGATGGCTTGAAACAAACGGCCATCAAACAGCAGATGAGGGTGTACGAGGATTTGGCCACCCCGTTGGGCGAGTTGCTCGAGCGTTTCCTGCAGACCTGGTTTCGCCATCGCATAGAATGCGGTCGACCGGTGGGGGAGGCCAAGTCGATACGAAACCAATTCACTCAGCACACGCATGTCCGCTTGCGCACAGGGATCGTAGCTGCCACGCCCGACCATTAGCAGCGAGATTTCGTGATCGGGGTTGGTGAACCCCGAGCGGGTTTGTCGGAGCAGCCCGCAAACCAATTCCACGATCGCCATGTGCCGAGAAATGGGGCGGGTGTGAACGTAGGCGATGTGTGGCGTTTTCGCGTGGCACGTTTTTACCAAATCAGGGATGTCCTGCTTGGCGTGTCCGGCGGCAAATAGCAGCAGTGGAGCGACGCGGATTTCCGAAACGCCCTGCTCGACCAAGCATCGCCAAGCGTCCTGGATCGTGGGCGATTGGAACTCCAGCAAGCAGGGCTGGATTTGCATCGAGGGGATTTCATCGCTCAGTTTGTCGGACAACTGAAAGAATTGCTTGGTTCCTTCCTCGTCGCGAGTCCCATGCCCGACCAACAAGACGCCAACTTG is from Novipirellula galeiformis and encodes:
- a CDS encoding CheR family methyltransferase; translated protein: MNESERNRLLIAIQQRTGLFYRSDQLLSIERTLTQLMRRLDLDNPDDFVSAIDEDPDVYNQLVNEITIGETYFFREPKHFEFIRRQVIPGWRARRGASLPLRAWSAACASGEEAYSLAILCDQMSQPVDLLGTDISPHSIAQARRASYREWSFRGGAMAMVQNHFTEIHLPHHQKRYELSERLRRRVHFQLRNLASNTYPDRQAGIDNFDLILCRNVLIYFDRGTIDAIAPRLYESLAPGGWLITASGDPPLTPQANVDTITTEYGTFYQRHLAFANDETQPHSAFESPPHPTPRDTHTPRDPHTSEDARKPTSPADAVRGSRATLPGDATQDQAAQDHVTQDHAPPSHTRPPSRTITAAREALASGNYDLAIRMTEGHLQHADACAIHVRSQARISTEAAIESCADAVARHPLATELHYLHASLLLDRNQLDEALRAIGRALFLDRSAVMVQFLSGSIQLRRGQWKIAYRHFENAFKGCTQQDPHALIPYSKRDTAAATAAAAESEMKKICDLLAKSP
- a CDS encoding sirohydrochlorin chelatase; its protein translation is MKSKQAVKSRQAVKPKQAVKTKQAAQDVKQVGVLLVGHGTRDEEGTKQFFQLSDKLSDEIPSMQIQPCLLEFQSPTIQDAWRCLVEQGVSEIRVAPLLLFAAGHAKQDIPDLVKTCHAKTPHIAYVHTRPISRHMAIVELVCGLLRQTRSGFTNPDHEISLLMVGRGSYDPCAQADMRVLSELVSYRLGLPHRSTAFYAMAKPGLQETLEQLAQRGGQILVHPHLLFDGRLFQAIQKTVTTVQRQFPDAEIRLSSYLGPDALVARAIAARIHEQAAPI
- a CDS encoding response regulator, yielding MKVLIADDDPVSRRLLQSYLEKWEYDVTIAMDGSEAWQFFQHDDFSLVICDWMMPGMDGPDLIRRIRASSPHGYVYTLLLTAKTKKCDLVEGMESGADDFISKPFNHDELHVRLRAGERIIKLERSLRETQEALRKSQGE
- a CDS encoding chemotaxis protein CheW; the encoded protein is MEIEILVFECGGRHFGVDAQCVRGVLRAVALAPVPQAPDVVMGLVNLRGRILTVLDTQQLLGLGASSLRHSDHLIVVDAGACEMALHVDQAIDLLSIEQDNASEYGHQGGEHLAGSAPLTTPPPLTKPPHSEAPPQLTDTAPRLVRTVAKTHLGVVQVLAPSQWFRGDAMKEILAIATSTTATQLTPALNL
- a CDS encoding TonB-dependent receptor, with the protein product MSTELRDPRGKALRMNLDPQRYGAFAEIGAGQEVVRWFFRVGGAAGTIAKSISAYDMSVSDSIYGACERYVCRPRLQSMLDCEYQLLLDQLGPTRGEDTAFFAFADTVSARNFKGTNECHGWMGIKLQTVPREQPSQVIIHVRMLDGENSQQQEALGMVGVNLVYAACFLKHDPDQFIQSLLDGLSVDRIEIDMIEFSGVAFRQVDNRIMSMKLVQLDLSNAAMFAADGTVLQPSEVLYKKPILVERGSFRPVTHVNMDMLRCAHEQFAAELGADAGEIVQLTEITLKSLLTNGEADYADFLARIELLASEGMMVMISDYFEYYRLAAYLARYSRNRIGITMGAASLRELFNEKYYTELQGGVLESFGRLFKSELKLYIYPHLDPETGDFTAVQNLEVAPNLRKLYEYLVERGCIDQLSTFNDAYLSIFSRDVLKNIKDGDARWETMVSPHVAAIIKERGFFGYQGE
- a CDS encoding chemotaxis protein CheW; translation: MIAPPNHNPPLFDWADAKQRLEKGRRSLLDAEQLTPEQSQQVLQERARQLACVPAQALDNRQVMEVVRFRLGREEFAIASEYVLELTYLSATTPIPQTPPHFVGVTNLRGEVTAIIDLGKLLKIPPDADHSNASEQPTQVLVLGQERPEFAMVISGMEHLTILRRDELLDPVGVTGSHRDLMLGCTKDGVLVFSGEALLRCDELNVDQSE